The Thermus hydrothermalis genome window below encodes:
- a CDS encoding lycopene cyclase domain-containing protein has protein sequence MTYLEFHLVFILPPLLLLLLGARPRPPRLWAYLLLPAIALLYTTPWDNYLVWRGVWGYPEGRVLLRIGYVPLEEYLFFVLQPLLTGAFLLRVAGPPPPPGPGVFRVVGGGAFLLLTALGVLLLALGGKALYLGLILAYFAPVFLLQWAFGGDLLFGWRRALLLGVGLPTLYLWLADLYAIRAGIWWIAPEYTLGPKAFGLPLEEMVFFLATNLAVVQGLLLAWHPEALRRLR, from the coding sequence ATGACCTACCTGGAGTTCCACCTGGTCTTCATCCTGCCCCCCCTCCTCCTTCTCCTCCTTGGGGCGAGGCCCAGGCCGCCCAGGCTATGGGCCTACCTCCTCCTGCCCGCAATCGCCCTCCTCTACACCACCCCTTGGGACAACTACCTGGTCTGGCGGGGGGTGTGGGGCTACCCCGAGGGGCGGGTCCTCCTTCGGATCGGGTACGTGCCCCTCGAGGAGTACCTCTTCTTCGTCCTCCAGCCCCTCCTCACCGGGGCCTTCCTCCTCCGGGTGGCCGGGCCTCCCCCACCCCCGGGGCCGGGGGTCTTCCGGGTAGTAGGGGGCGGGGCCTTTCTCCTCCTTACGGCCCTCGGCGTCCTCCTCCTCGCCCTTGGGGGGAAGGCCCTGTACCTAGGCCTCATCCTGGCCTACTTCGCCCCCGTCTTCCTCCTGCAGTGGGCCTTTGGGGGGGACCTCCTCTTCGGGTGGCGGCGGGCCCTCCTCCTTGGGGTGGGCCTCCCCACCCTCTACCTTTGGCTCGCCGACCTCTACGCCATCCGGGCCGGCATCTGGTGGATCGCCCCCGAGTACACCCTGGGGCCCAAGGCCTTCGGCCTCCCCTTGGAGGAGATGGTCTTCTTCCTCGCCACCAACCTGGCGGTGGTGCAGGGCCTCCTCCTGGCCTGGCACCCCGAGGCCCTGAGGCGCCTACGGTGA
- a CDS encoding type II toxin-antitoxin system PemK/MazF family toxin, which yields MVPNASVMAMITSKRHAPWPLDWPIQDLEAAGLPVPSVVRFKLFTLDHGLVRGALGKLAPEDALQVELRLRRLLGL from the coding sequence ATGGTTCCAAACGCCTCGGTCATGGCGATGATCACCAGCAAGCGCCACGCCCCATGGCCCCTAGACTGGCCCATCCAAGACCTAGAAGCGGCGGGCTTGCCGGTTCCCTCGGTGGTCCGCTTTAAGCTCTTCACCCTGGACCACGGCCTGGTGCGGGGCGCTCTAGGCAAGCTGGCCCCGGAGGATGCCCTCCAGGTGGAGCTACGCCTACGCCGTCTCCTTGGCCTGTAG
- a CDS encoding cytochrome P450 yields the protein MTATLDLKEALPDLRRLRDDPLETLLAWGERHPRLRLPLPGMPLHLVFDPEGVEAVLLGLESKATFQYRELARLTGQGLLADFGPSWKEARKTLKDPFLPRAVRAYAPLFQEEAEAFFARWRPGEMRDLAREMLSLSLRLLGRALWDRPLPETLAEAALRALERVVARMRNPFTRLNLLVEGAFLRHKRALEREAEGLIQHPPLARLPRERALAEAKTLLIAGHETTASALTWALYLLSQHPSDQARVAEDPAFALSAFQEALRLYPPAWVLTRKAEAPLDLLGERVEAGTTVVLSPYVTHRLHFPEGEAFRPGRFLETPGTPSGRYFPFGFGQRLCLGRDFALLEGEVTLGVFFRRFRLGPLPKPRVHAGVTLWPEGGLPARLEAA from the coding sequence ATGACCGCCACCTTGGACCTGAAGGAGGCCCTCCCCGACCTAAGGCGCCTCCGGGACGACCCCCTGGAAACCCTCCTCGCCTGGGGGGAGCGGCACCCCCGCCTAAGGCTTCCCCTCCCCGGCATGCCCCTCCACCTGGTCTTTGACCCCGAGGGGGTAGAGGCGGTCCTCCTGGGCCTGGAGAGCAAGGCCACCTTCCAGTACCGGGAGCTCGCCCGCCTCACGGGGCAGGGCCTCCTCGCGGACTTCGGCCCTTCCTGGAAGGAGGCCCGGAAAACCCTGAAAGACCCCTTCCTCCCCAGGGCGGTCCGGGCCTACGCCCCCCTCTTTCAGGAGGAGGCGGAAGCCTTCTTCGCCCGCTGGCGGCCGGGGGAGATGCGGGACCTGGCCCGGGAGATGCTATCCCTCTCCCTGCGCCTTCTGGGAAGGGCCCTTTGGGATAGGCCCCTGCCGGAAACCCTGGCGGAGGCCGCCCTGCGGGCCCTGGAGCGGGTGGTGGCCAGGATGCGAAACCCCTTTACCCGGCTTAACCTCCTGGTGGAAGGGGCCTTCCTCCGGCACAAGCGGGCCCTGGAGCGGGAGGCGGAAGGGCTCATCCAACACCCTCCCCTCGCCCGCCTGCCCCGGGAGAGGGCCCTGGCGGAGGCCAAGACCCTCCTCATCGCCGGGCACGAGACCACGGCCAGCGCCCTCACCTGGGCCCTCTACCTCCTCTCGCAACACCCCTCGGACCAGGCCCGGGTGGCGGAGGACCCCGCCTTTGCCCTCTCCGCCTTCCAGGAGGCCCTTAGGCTCTACCCCCCCGCCTGGGTCCTCACCCGCAAGGCGGAAGCTCCCTTAGACCTCTTGGGGGAAAGGGTGGAGGCGGGGACCACGGTGGTCCTCTCCCCCTACGTGACCCACCGCCTCCACTTCCCCGAGGGGGAAGCCTTCCGGCCTGGCCGCTTCCTGGAAACCCCAGGCACCCCAAGCGGCCGCTACTTCCCCTTTGGCTTTGGGCAAAGGCTCTGCCTGGGGCGGGACTTCGCCCTCCTGGAGGGGGAGGTGACGCTAGGGGTCTTCTTCCGCCGCTTCCGCCTAGGCCCCCTTCCCAAGCCCCGGGTCCACGCCGGGGTGACCCTCTGGCCCGAGGGAGGGCTTCCCGCCCGCCTGGAGGCGGCATGA
- a CDS encoding phytoene/squalene synthase family protein has protein sequence MEPDWKRLASLVRIHSSTFYLGSLLFPPVERKGAWAVYAACRLGDEAVDGPGGGWEALSAWWDGVERAYEGRPRRDWEVGLAWALERWPIPFEAFRHMKEGFLTDLGPVRLKTEAELLRYCYQVGGTVGRMILAVAGGERAEEEAIALGQAMQLTNILRDVGEDLARNRVYLPEDLLARYGVRVEDLHAGRATPGYRALMAYLEAQARALYREGLKGIPRLRVGKAAIALAALQYQGILDKLRLMGYENLARRAHLKPWERLWLIPQAYRLARMAE, from the coding sequence ATGGAACCCGATTGGAAACGCCTAGCGAGCCTCGTCCGCATCCACTCCTCCACCTTCTATTTGGGAAGCCTCCTCTTTCCCCCGGTGGAGCGGAAGGGGGCCTGGGCCGTCTACGCCGCCTGCCGCCTGGGGGACGAGGCGGTGGACGGCCCCGGGGGCGGGTGGGAGGCCCTTTCCGCCTGGTGGGATGGGGTGGAGCGGGCCTACGAGGGGAGGCCCCGGAGGGACTGGGAGGTGGGCCTCGCCTGGGCCCTGGAGCGCTGGCCCATACCCTTTGAAGCTTTCCGCCATATGAAGGAGGGCTTTCTCACCGACCTGGGCCCCGTGCGCCTGAAAACGGAGGCGGAGCTCCTCCGCTACTGCTACCAGGTGGGGGGCACCGTGGGGCGGATGATCCTGGCGGTGGCGGGAGGGGAAAGGGCCGAAGAGGAGGCCATCGCCCTAGGGCAGGCTATGCAGCTCACCAACATCCTCCGGGACGTGGGGGAGGACCTCGCAAGGAACCGGGTCTACCTGCCCGAAGACCTTCTCGCCCGGTATGGGGTGCGGGTGGAGGACCTCCACGCCGGTAGGGCCACCCCAGGCTACCGGGCCCTCATGGCCTACCTCGAGGCCCAGGCCCGCGCCCTCTACCGGGAGGGCCTAAAGGGCATCCCCCGGCTCCGGGTGGGCAAAGCGGCCATCGCCCTCGCCGCCCTGCAGTACCAGGGAATTTTGGATAAACTCAGGCTCATGGGTTACGAGAACCTGGCCAGGCGGGCCCACCTGAAGCCCTGGGAAAGGCTTTGGCTCATCCCCCAGGCCTACCGCCTGGCCCGCATGGCGGAGTGA
- a CDS encoding AbrB/MazE/SpoVT family DNA-binding domain-containing protein yields the protein MAVIARISSKGQATIPKTLRQALGLKPGDLLLMELEADGSLRLRKLSPSDLAYLRSLEATLSEWASPEDEEAYRDL from the coding sequence ATGGCAGTCATCGCGCGGATCTCCTCCAAGGGCCAGGCCACGATACCCAAAACCCTGCGGCAGGCCTTGGGCCTAAAACCAGGGGATCTGCTCCTTATGGAGCTGGAAGCGGACGGCTCTCTTCGTCTACGCAAGCTTTCTCCTTCGGACCTGGCTTACCTCAGGTCCCTGGAGGCCACCCTTAGCGAGTGGGCTAGCCCCGAGGACGAGGAAGCCTATCGTGACCTTTGA
- the fni gene encoding type 2 isopentenyl-diphosphate Delta-isomerase: MSTLERKRKHLQACLEGDVAFQKTTTGLERFRLRYQALAGLALSEVDLTTPFLGKVLQAPFLIGAMTGGEENGERINLALAEAAEALGVGMMLGSGRILLERPEALPSFRVRRVAPKVLLIANLGLAQLRRYGRDDLIRLVELLEADALALHVNPLQEAVQRGDTDFSGLLDRLAGLLPLPFPVLIKEVGHGLSREAALALRGLPLAAVDVAGAGGTSWARVEEWVRFGEVRHPELCEIGIPTAQAILEVREVLPDIPLIASGGVYTGTDAVKALALGADLVAVARPLLRPALEGKEAVARWIGDYLGEMRMALFAIGARRPGEAKGRIATL; this comes from the coding sequence GTGAGCACCCTGGAGAGGAAGCGGAAGCACCTCCAGGCCTGCCTGGAGGGGGACGTGGCCTTCCAAAAGACCACCACGGGCCTAGAGCGCTTCCGCCTCCGCTACCAGGCCCTGGCGGGGCTCGCCCTCTCCGAGGTGGACCTCACCACCCCCTTCCTGGGCAAGGTCTTGCAGGCTCCCTTCCTCATCGGGGCCATGACCGGGGGGGAGGAAAACGGGGAGAGGATCAACCTGGCCCTGGCGGAGGCGGCGGAGGCCCTGGGGGTGGGCATGATGCTGGGCTCGGGGCGCATCCTCCTGGAAAGGCCCGAGGCCCTGCCCAGCTTCCGCGTGCGCCGGGTAGCCCCCAAGGTCCTCCTCATCGCCAACCTGGGCCTGGCGCAACTCCGCCGCTACGGGCGGGACGACCTCATCCGCCTCGTGGAGCTCCTCGAGGCGGACGCCCTGGCCCTCCACGTCAACCCCCTCCAAGAGGCGGTGCAGAGGGGGGACACGGACTTTAGCGGCCTCCTGGACCGCCTAGCCGGCCTCCTCCCCCTTCCCTTCCCCGTCCTCATCAAGGAGGTGGGGCACGGCCTTTCCCGGGAGGCGGCCCTGGCCCTAAGGGGCCTCCCCCTGGCGGCGGTGGACGTGGCGGGGGCCGGGGGGACGAGCTGGGCCCGGGTGGAGGAGTGGGTGCGCTTCGGCGAGGTGCGCCACCCCGAGCTCTGCGAGATCGGCATCCCCACGGCCCAGGCCATCCTGGAGGTCCGGGAGGTCCTGCCGGATATTCCCCTCATCGCCTCGGGCGGGGTCTACACCGGGACGGACGCCGTGAAGGCCTTGGCTTTGGGGGCGGACCTGGTGGCGGTCGCTAGGCCCCTCCTGAGGCCTGCCCTCGAGGGCAAGGAGGCGGTGGCGCGCTGGATTGGGGACTACCTGGGCGAGATGCGCATGGCCCTCTTCGCCATCGGGGCGAGGCGGCCTGGGGAAGCCAAGGGTCGGATAGCTACCCTCTAG
- a CDS encoding lysophospholipid acyltransferase family protein, which produces MDPERPFARLLKAFVEGFLLLSLKGSLRGVYLKGHLPEEPLVLAMNHHSFFDGHLVWLLGRLGGRPTSLLVAEENLKAFPVLALAGALPAGRVREALRRLGQGAWVGVFPEGALRYPGPLGPLRPGAAWLARKAGVRLLPVAARVALRGFEHPEAFLLVGSPLPPEGDLPGALGGLLAELDGILASTHPRAVPEGFREVLRGRRSLEERVRPLVEALRR; this is translated from the coding sequence ATGGACCCCGAGCGCCCCTTCGCCCGGCTCCTCAAGGCCTTCGTGGAAGGCTTCCTCCTCCTGAGCCTCAAGGGAAGCCTCCGGGGGGTGTACCTGAAGGGGCACCTCCCCGAGGAGCCCCTGGTCCTGGCCATGAACCACCACAGCTTCTTTGACGGGCACCTGGTCTGGCTCCTGGGAAGGCTTGGGGGGAGGCCCACAAGCCTCCTGGTGGCGGAGGAGAACCTGAAGGCCTTCCCTGTTCTGGCCCTGGCGGGGGCCCTTCCGGCGGGCCGGGTGCGGGAGGCCCTAAGGCGGCTTGGGCAGGGGGCGTGGGTGGGGGTCTTCCCCGAGGGGGCCCTGCGCTATCCCGGGCCCCTGGGCCCCTTGCGCCCAGGGGCCGCATGGCTTGCCCGGAAGGCGGGGGTGCGGCTCCTCCCCGTGGCCGCCCGGGTGGCCTTGAGGGGGTTTGAGCACCCCGAGGCCTTCCTCCTCGTGGGAAGCCCCTTGCCCCCGGAAGGGGACCTCCCAGGGGCCTTGGGCGGGCTTTTGGCGGAGCTGGACGGGATCCTGGCCAGTACGCACCCCCGGGCGGTGCCGGAGGGCTTCCGGGAGGTCTTGAGGGGGAGAAGGAGCCTGGAGGAGCGGGTGCGCCCCCTGGTGGAGGCCCTAAGGCGATGA
- a CDS encoding helix-turn-helix domain-containing protein → MKRIGRKQVIYLAGDPAHTLYRLESGLVRIVELLPDGRTLTLRHVLPGDYFGEEALEGKRHRYAAEAMTEAVVQGFDPRAMDHEALHQVARNLARQMRRVLAYETHLQTGELRARIARYLLFLADTPASFRDEGGLYVTVSHEEIADATASTRESVSKLLSDLRREGLIATAYRKVYLLDLEALEAEAQGVLEAA, encoded by the coding sequence ATGAAGCGGATTGGACGCAAGCAGGTCATCTACCTGGCGGGGGACCCCGCCCACACCCTTTACCGGTTGGAGTCGGGCTTGGTGCGCATCGTGGAGCTCCTACCCGATGGGCGCACCCTGACCCTCAGGCACGTGCTCCCCGGGGACTACTTCGGGGAGGAGGCCTTGGAGGGGAAGCGGCACCGGTACGCTGCCGAGGCCATGACGGAGGCGGTGGTGCAGGGGTTTGACCCTAGGGCTATGGACCACGAGGCCCTCCACCAGGTGGCCCGGAACCTGGCGCGGCAGATGCGGCGGGTCCTGGCCTACGAAACCCACCTGCAGACGGGGGAGCTACGGGCCAGGATTGCCCGCTACCTCCTCTTCCTCGCCGACACCCCCGCCTCCTTCCGGGACGAGGGGGGGCTTTACGTGACCGTCTCCCACGAGGAGATTGCCGACGCCACCGCCTCCACCCGGGAGTCGGTGTCCAAGCTCCTCTCTGACCTGCGCCGGGAGGGGCTCATCGCCACCGCTTACCGCAAGGTCTACCTGTTGGACCTGGAGGCCCTCGAGGCGGAGGCCCAAGGGGTCTTGGAAGCGGCCTAG
- the phr gene encoding deoxyribodipyrimidine photo-lyase — protein MRLVWHRADLRLHDHPALLKALEEGPVVGLVVLDPNNLKTTPRRRAWFLENVRALREAYRRRGGALWVLEGPPWERVPEAARALRAQAVYALKSYTPYGRHRDERVREALGVPLHLLPAPHLIPPDLPRGYRVYTPFRRHFQGVGLPLPAPEALPKAPEEGDLPRETPNVPLPEPGEEAALGRLQAFLEEKLPRYAEERDRLDGEGGSRLSPYFTLGVLSPRLAAWEALRRGGRGAEKWVDELLWRDFSYHLLYHFPEMRERALDSRWEALPWNEDEALFAAWLEGRTGVPLVDAAMRELRATGFLSNRARMCVAQFAVKYLLLPWRKAEAAFKALLLDGDTAQNLQGWQWAGGLGVDAAPYFRVFNLVEQGKRHDPEGAWLRRFAPEYASYEPKDPVVDLVAARRRYLSLAQALAKG, from the coding sequence ATGCGCCTCGTCTGGCACCGGGCGGACCTCCGCCTGCACGACCACCCGGCCCTCCTGAAGGCCCTGGAGGAAGGCCCCGTGGTGGGCCTCGTGGTCCTGGACCCCAACAACCTCAAGACCACCCCTCGGCGCCGGGCCTGGTTTCTGGAAAACGTCCGGGCCCTGCGGGAGGCCTACCGGAGGCGGGGCGGGGCGCTTTGGGTCCTGGAAGGCCCCCCTTGGGAGAGGGTGCCCGAGGCGGCGAGGGCGCTCCGGGCGCAGGCGGTCTACGCCCTAAAGAGCTACACCCCCTACGGCCGCCACCGGGACGAGCGGGTGCGGGAGGCCTTAGGCGTTCCCCTTCACCTCCTCCCCGCTCCCCACCTCATCCCCCCCGACCTTCCCCGGGGTTACCGGGTCTACACCCCCTTCCGGCGGCACTTCCAAGGGGTGGGCCTTCCCCTGCCCGCCCCCGAGGCCCTGCCAAAGGCCCCGGAGGAGGGGGACCTCCCCAGGGAAACCCCCAACGTGCCCCTTCCCGAGCCCGGGGAAGAGGCGGCCCTTGGCCGGCTCCAGGCCTTCTTGGAGGAAAAGCTTCCCCGCTACGCCGAGGAGCGGGACCGGCTGGACGGGGAAGGAGGCTCGAGGCTCTCCCCCTACTTCACCCTGGGGGTCCTCTCCCCCCGCCTCGCCGCCTGGGAGGCCCTAAGGCGGGGGGGAAGGGGGGCGGAGAAGTGGGTGGACGAGCTCCTTTGGCGGGACTTCTCCTACCACCTCCTCTACCACTTCCCCGAGATGCGGGAAAGGGCCCTAGACTCCCGGTGGGAGGCCCTCCCCTGGAACGAGGACGAGGCGCTCTTTGCCGCCTGGCTAGAGGGACGGACGGGCGTCCCCCTGGTGGACGCCGCCATGCGGGAACTCAGGGCCACGGGCTTCCTCTCCAATCGGGCCCGGATGTGCGTGGCCCAGTTTGCCGTGAAGTACCTCCTCCTCCCCTGGCGGAAGGCGGAGGCCGCCTTCAAGGCCCTCCTCCTGGACGGGGACACGGCCCAAAACCTCCAGGGCTGGCAGTGGGCCGGGGGGCTTGGGGTGGACGCCGCCCCCTACTTCCGGGTCTTCAACCTGGTGGAACAGGGAAAGCGGCACGACCCCGAGGGGGCTTGGCTCCGCCGCTTCGCCCCCGAGTACGCCTCCTACGAGCCCAAGGACCCCGTGGTGGACCTTGTGGCGGCCAGGCGCCGCTACCTCTCCTTGGCCCAGGCCTTGGCGAAAGGGTAG
- a CDS encoding MerR family transcriptional regulator has product MTRSGAYTIAEVEALTGLSAHVLRQWERRYGFPRPERTPGGHRLYREEEVEALKRVRRLLEEGATPQAAIRRVLAEQTRPESLAEEMKGLLLAAELAGAEALFRRAVRLLGPEGAAREVVLPVLREIGDAWHRGEVSVAQEHLASTFLRARLQELLDLTGHPKGAPILVTTPPGERHEIGAMLAAYHLRRQGLPALYLGPDTPLPDLRALAQGLGARGVVLSALLAESLRALPDGALGGLAPRVVLGGVGATAEEARRLGALYVEDLGRLPQVFWEEAA; this is encoded by the coding sequence ATGACCCGAAGCGGGGCGTACACCATCGCCGAGGTGGAGGCCCTCACCGGTCTTTCGGCCCACGTCCTCCGCCAATGGGAGCGCCGCTACGGCTTTCCCCGGCCCGAGCGCACCCCCGGGGGGCACCGCCTCTACCGGGAGGAGGAGGTGGAGGCCCTAAAGCGCGTCCGCCGCCTCCTGGAGGAAGGGGCTACCCCGCAGGCAGCCATCCGCCGGGTCCTTGCGGAGCAGACCAGGCCGGAGTCCCTGGCCGAGGAGATGAAAGGGCTCCTCCTCGCCGCCGAGCTTGCGGGGGCGGAGGCCCTGTTCCGGCGGGCGGTGCGCCTTTTGGGGCCAGAAGGCGCGGCGCGGGAGGTGGTCCTGCCGGTCCTACGGGAGATCGGGGACGCCTGGCACCGGGGGGAGGTGTCCGTGGCCCAGGAACACCTGGCCTCCACCTTCCTCCGGGCCCGGCTCCAGGAGCTTCTGGACCTCACGGGCCACCCCAAGGGCGCCCCCATCCTGGTCACCACGCCCCCCGGGGAGCGGCACGAGATCGGGGCCATGCTGGCCGCCTATCACCTCCGCCGCCAGGGGCTTCCCGCCCTCTACCTGGGGCCCGACACCCCGCTACCCGACCTCAGGGCCCTGGCCCAGGGCCTGGGGGCCCGGGGGGTGGTGCTCTCCGCCCTTCTCGCCGAAAGCCTCAGGGCCCTACCGGATGGGGCCTTGGGGGGCCTGGCCCCCCGGGTGGTCCTGGGGGGCGTCGGGGCCACGGCGGAGGAGGCCAGGCGGCTTGGCGCGCTTTATGTGGAAGACCTGGGGAGACTCCCCCAGGTGTTTTGGGAGGAGGCAGCATGA
- a CDS encoding glycosyltransferase yields the protein MTGDFFFGVFLFLLLRWLALVYNLLAFPRLSPRPTPKRPTASLLVPARNEAENLRRTLPALLRQGALEVLVLDDGSEDGTAEVALALAGDRLGFRLLQGEPPPPGWTGKNWACWQLAQAARGEVLVFTDADVRWEEGALGGLLAALEGREAVSALPRQEAGQNPLVLATVPFVMGGLFSFLPHPGLEALRVANGQVLAFRREAYFALGGHEGVRAEVLEDVALARRARRYGLFLGVELFSARMYRGYGEVVAGFGKNFLEIHLKNPAILLGSWFYHLALYTLPWAFGRIELGLLGLLERTLVQAATKGPLLAALLAPLAPLLLLPAYLRALLPGKRWKGRVLP from the coding sequence ATGACGGGGGACTTCTTCTTCGGGGTCTTCCTCTTCCTCCTCCTGAGGTGGCTTGCCCTCGTCTACAACCTCCTTGCCTTCCCCAGGCTTTCCCCCAGGCCCACCCCCAAAAGGCCCACCGCCTCCCTCCTGGTCCCGGCCCGGAACGAGGCGGAAAACCTAAGGCGCACCCTCCCCGCCCTCCTCCGGCAGGGGGCCCTCGAGGTCCTGGTCTTGGACGACGGCTCCGAGGACGGCACGGCGGAGGTGGCCCTGGCCCTAGCCGGGGACCGCCTGGGCTTCCGCCTCCTCCAGGGGGAGCCCCCGCCCCCGGGCTGGACGGGGAAGAACTGGGCCTGCTGGCAACTGGCCCAGGCGGCGCGGGGGGAGGTCCTGGTCTTCACCGATGCCGACGTGCGCTGGGAGGAAGGAGCCCTGGGGGGGCTCCTCGCCGCCCTCGAGGGGCGGGAGGCGGTCTCGGCCCTGCCCCGGCAGGAGGCCGGGCAAAACCCCCTAGTCCTCGCCACGGTACCCTTCGTCATGGGGGGGCTCTTCTCCTTCCTGCCCCACCCCGGGCTCGAGGCCCTGCGGGTGGCGAACGGCCAGGTCCTGGCCTTCCGCCGGGAGGCCTACTTCGCCCTTGGGGGGCATGAAGGGGTGCGGGCCGAGGTCCTGGAGGACGTGGCCCTGGCCCGGAGGGCGAGGCGCTACGGGCTCTTCCTGGGGGTGGAGCTCTTCTCCGCCCGGATGTACCGGGGCTACGGGGAGGTGGTGGCGGGGTTTGGCAAGAACTTCCTGGAAATCCACCTGAAAAACCCCGCCATCCTCCTCGGGTCCTGGTTCTACCACCTGGCCCTTTACACCCTTCCCTGGGCCTTTGGGCGCATTGAGCTTGGCCTTTTAGGGCTTCTGGAAAGGACCCTGGTCCAGGCGGCCACCAAGGGCCCCCTCCTCGCCGCCCTCCTCGCCCCCCTGGCCCCCCTCCTCCTCCTCCCCGCCTACCTCCGGGCTCTCCTGCCGGGGAAGCGGTGGAAGGGGCGGGTCTTGCCCTAG
- the crtI gene encoding phytoene desaturase family protein yields the protein MRAVVIGSGVGGLACAIRLAAMGLEVLVLEKLDGPGGRARVHRAEGFTFDMGPTVITVPPFLEDLFATGPGNPRLYPDFPEEEGLKATERYVKLAPLDPFYRIHFPDGTHFDYKDDREHLLSEIRRLAPEDLEGYLRFERDAKAIFQRGFLELGFTHFGSLLDLLRVAPDLLRLDAVRPLFSFVKKYFRNPKMRRVFSFESLLIGGNPLSVPAIYAMIHFVERTWGVHFALGGTGALVRGMVRKLEELGGRVRYQAPVRRILTRKGRAVGVVLEGGERIDADLVVSNADYVHTYGELLAPEDRRLHGDWRLKRTRLSMSLFVAYFGFRARGDEGEKLRHHNVLLSERYEGLLKDIFLRKVLPEDFAHYLHLPTLTDPSLAPPGHHAAYTLVPVPHNGSGLDWRELGPSYLEKTLRYLDEEGFLPGLMDRLVYTHFVTPDYFQWTLNSHLGNAFGPEPVLWQTASFRPHNRSEDVRGLYLVGQSYQPGAGLPSVLMSAKMTARLIAHDLGLERAPKGLLEARV from the coding sequence ATGCGCGCCGTGGTTATCGGTAGCGGGGTGGGGGGTCTGGCCTGCGCCATCCGCCTCGCCGCCATGGGTCTAGAGGTGCTCGTCCTGGAAAAGCTGGACGGTCCTGGAGGCCGGGCCCGGGTGCACCGGGCGGAGGGCTTCACCTTTGACATGGGGCCCACGGTGATCACCGTGCCCCCTTTCCTGGAGGACCTCTTCGCCACGGGCCCCGGCAACCCCCGCCTCTACCCCGATTTCCCCGAGGAGGAGGGCCTTAAGGCCACGGAGCGCTACGTGAAGCTCGCCCCCCTGGACCCTTTTTACCGCATCCACTTCCCCGACGGGACCCACTTTGACTACAAGGACGACCGGGAGCACCTCCTCTCGGAGATCCGGCGCCTGGCCCCCGAGGACCTCGAGGGCTACCTCCGCTTTGAGCGGGACGCCAAGGCCATCTTCCAGAGGGGCTTCCTGGAGCTCGGCTTCACCCACTTTGGAAGCCTCCTGGACCTCCTCCGGGTGGCCCCGGACCTCCTCCGGTTGGACGCCGTGCGTCCCCTCTTCTCCTTCGTCAAGAAGTACTTCCGAAACCCCAAGATGCGGCGGGTCTTCTCCTTTGAGAGCCTCCTCATCGGGGGAAACCCCCTCTCGGTGCCCGCCATCTACGCCATGATCCACTTCGTGGAGCGCACCTGGGGGGTGCACTTCGCCCTGGGGGGGACAGGGGCCCTGGTGCGAGGGATGGTGCGGAAGCTGGAGGAGCTCGGGGGTAGGGTCCGCTACCAAGCCCCCGTGCGCCGCATCCTCACCCGGAAGGGGCGGGCGGTGGGGGTGGTCCTCGAGGGCGGCGAAAGGATAGACGCCGACCTCGTGGTGTCCAACGCCGACTACGTGCACACCTACGGCGAACTCTTAGCCCCCGAGGATCGGCGCCTCCACGGGGACTGGCGGCTAAAGCGCACCCGGCTCTCCATGAGCCTCTTCGTGGCCTACTTCGGCTTCCGGGCGAGGGGGGACGAAGGGGAAAAGCTCAGGCACCACAACGTCCTCCTCAGCGAGCGCTACGAGGGCCTTCTCAAGGACATCTTTCTCCGCAAGGTGCTCCCCGAGGACTTCGCCCACTACCTCCACCTCCCCACCCTCACCGACCCCTCCCTGGCCCCCCCAGGCCACCACGCCGCCTACACCCTGGTGCCCGTCCCCCACAACGGGAGCGGCCTGGACTGGCGGGAACTGGGCCCGAGCTACTTGGAAAAGACCCTGCGCTACCTGGACGAGGAGGGCTTCCTCCCCGGGCTCATGGACCGGCTGGTCTACACCCACTTCGTCACCCCAGACTACTTCCAGTGGACCCTGAATAGCCACCTGGGGAACGCCTTCGGCCCCGAGCCCGTGCTCTGGCAGACGGCGAGCTTTAGGCCCCATAACCGCTCGGAGGACGTGAGGGGGCTCTACTTGGTGGGCCAGAGCTACCAGCCCGGGGCCGGCCTGCCCAGCGTCCTCATGTCCGCCAAGATGACGGCAAGGCTCATCGCCCACGACCTGGGGCTGGAAAGGGCCCCTAAAGGCCTCCTGGAGGCCCGGGTGTGA